The Nitrospirota bacterium genome segment TGCGTGATGTCTCCCGTAATGACGGCCTTGGAATTGTATCCGAGACGCGTGAGGAACATTTTCATCTGCTCGGGAGTTGTGTTCTGCGCTTCGTCCAGGATGACGAAGGTGTCGTTCAGCGTCCGGCCGCGCATGAACGCCAGCGGCGCCACCTCGATCACGCCCTTTTCGACCATCCGGCGCGCCCGCTCGAACTCGACCATGTCGTGAAGCGCGTCGTACAGCGGCCGGAGATAGGGATTCACTTTCTCCAGAATATCGCCGGGAAGGAACCCGAGCTTCTCGCCCGCCTCGATGGCCGGCCGCGTGAGCGCGATGCGATGCACTTTTCCGTTCTTCAAGAACCCCAGGGCCATCGCCATGGCGAGGTAGGTCTTCCCGGTTCCCGCGGGGCCGATGCCGATGACGATGTCGAACTGGCGGATCGCCTCCACATAGGCCTTTTGCGTGAGGCTGCGCGGCGTGATCTTGAGGCTCTGGCCGGTAAAGTACACTTCGTCCGCAAAGACTCTCTCCACCGCCTCCTGCCCGCGATCGCGATAGATGTCCACCACGCGCTCCAGATCGCCGTCCATCAGCGAGTACCCCTTGTGGAGAAGTTTCGACATTACCGCGAGCAGATCGCGCACCTCCTGAACCACCTTTTCATCGCCGGTGACGGCCAGATGGTGCCCGCGGCTGGTGACTTTGATCCCGAAGATTTTTTCGAGGAGACGCAGGTTCTCGCTCCCCCGCCCCAGAATCATCCGGGCGGTGGCGTTGTCCGTGAGTTCGATCTCAGTCATCATCGCTCGTGGTTCGACAAGCTCACCACGACGAACGGACTTCATGAAATCCTTGCGTCGTCCTGAGCCTGTCGAAGGACGTGTGCCTGATGGCTCCCACCGTCATCGCATCGGCTCGAACACGAAGAAACCTTCTTCAACGCCGCTGGCGTAGGTTTCGTAGAGATACGGCTCGCCCCAAGGAAACGTCATGTCGCCGGGTTTCACGATTCCGTCCTGGATCAACTCGTTCAGCTCCCCCGGCAGCCGGCCCTTCTCCCAATAGAAGGTGTCCACGGCATCCCTGACGTTCAGCTTCTGGAGCCCGCTCATCCACCTCTGGATCACGTCGAAGGGTGGGGCCGAATGGCGCGGGCCGCCGGACGCCCCCACGAGCCCTCGGAGGGCAAGAAACACCACCGCCACGGCTGCGGCCCCAAGCACCAGGTGCTTCAGGACCTCAACCGAGTGCTGTGCGACCCGTCCTAATCGTTCCCGCAAGGTAAAATACCCAGAGAATGAATCCGATCCCGGTGAATCCCCATACGCCGTCCCACACCCAGGCCTGAAGGATCGGGGCAAAGAGCCGGTTCGGCGCAAGCCAGGCTCCCAGGATCAATGACCACATGAAAAGACCGATCAACCCTTTGACCCATTTCCCATTCAAGAATTGTCCTCCGCCGAGGAGCAAAACGGAAGCCGCCAGCCGGACCCGTGCCGTCCGCGCCCCGTAGCGCCGGATCTCGGCGTCCTTCTCTTCCCGGCTCCGGCCTTCCACCTCCACCCGCTTTCCGTACAGAAGGTGACATTCAGGACACAGCGCGGCGCCTTCCTGCGACTCCTTGCACCACCGGCACGCCTCGCATCCGCAGCGCTTACAGGAGAACGAGAGGGACCATCCACCCAGAAACACCGCGGCCAGCAGCGAGATCGCCGCCGCTCCCGCGAAAGCGATCATGCCCTGAATCGGCGCCAGTCTCGGCGCGAACGACTCCCAAAGCGTCTGGAACCCGGCCACGCCCTGCTGAGATCCCTCCTCCCAGCCCACACGGAGAATCGTTCGCAAGGGTATCGGCTCATCGACCACGAATCGATTGGGGTTATCCGACGACTTCGCGATCAACCCCTGAACGAACTCCCGGTCCAGCCCTCCCGCCGTGGCGATCTCCTGCTCCCCCTCCGCCGGCAGCAGGAGTTTTCGGACGAGTACTTGGGATAGGTTGTAGTGGTAGAGAGCCGCGGCGGGACTCTCTCCGATGGCGGCGCGATAGTCCGTGACGGCCGCTTTGAAATCGGAGAGGGCCACCCTGGCGCCCGCCAAGTTGTTGAGAACCACGGCCTTCAATTCCGGATCGGCGCGATGGGGTTTCAGCACATCCGCCGCCGCCTTGAAATCCCCGCGCCGCTTGAACTCGGCCCCCAGGAGGAGAGCTTCGGTGGGAGAAAGATTTCCGCTCTTCGAAGTCCACCGCTCCTCGACCCCCCGCACGAAGGCGTGAGATCCGGTTGTGTCCCGCCACGAAGACATTTCGACGAACCGGGGCGATCCGAGTCCTGCACAGAGGACGGCCGCTCTTTCCCCGGCCCACGGGACTGCCGCCAACAGCACGGCCAAGGCCCCTGCGGCGTATCGCTCCCGCCGTTGCCCGAGAATTCCGACCAGCAAAAGCGCCGCGAGAACGGCGAATCCAGGACCCCATTGCACGAGGAAGAGAAATCCGCCCCAAAGCAGCAGCCGTATCGGAAAAGCCGGCAGGGGCACAGGCACGGCCTGGGCGATGAGATGGGCCACCGATTGAATCGGCCGGCGAAGCAGGAGTGTCAAGACGGTGAGGATGAACAGCCCGATGGCGGTAGCCGCGAGCATTACCCCATACAGGATCCAACGCGCCACGAAGGTAGCGCTGTTGGAGGCTTGAACCAGGCCCTTGACGACCATGAGGAGCGCCGTGACCACGTCGAACGGCTGGTGCCTCAGATGAATCGTGGCGCGGACCAACTCCACGTCCAGAAGCTGAGGAGACATCTTTCCGGCGTAGTCCAGGTACAACTGAGTCCGTTGCTGGTCGCGCTCCCTCTCCGCCTTCAGTCCCGCCCGGAGAAGGCTCTGGCTGACGGTAAAAAGATTGCGGATCCCCGAATCCGACTGCCATTGATAGATCTTGTCCAACCCCGCCTGGACTTGCTGGAGGTCCCCCAACTGCATCGCCTCCCGCCCGGCCGCCCAGGCTTCCGCGACGCGCGTATCGGGCCGGCTGTAGTCCTCCGTGCCCACGGTGCCGACCCACAGGGCCAATCCCAAGAGGTGCGCAAAACTCATTTGGAAGCTGTTTGCAGCCGGCTTACGCCGTCCAACTGCTTCTCCACCGGCTCACCGAGCGCCTCCAGAAGAGTCGGGTAGAGATCGGCCGTGCGCATCGGTTCCGGTCTAACCTTAATGTTAAGAATGAGAGGAGTCATCATATGCTCCCGAATGAACGAGCCATGTGAGGAATGGTGCTCGGGCCATTCATAGCGGTATCGCAGGTCAGATCCCCTTCGAGCGGAAACGATCACATCACCCGTTCGCGCGGAGGAAAAAATCTGCTCCATTTGCACCAGGCCATCAGGATAGTCGGAATCGACGGTCGCGTGAAGCGCCTCTTCGTCGTCCCCAAACGCAACCTTTCCGAATTTCAGAGGATCGGCATCGACCGGCGCATACGAGATTCCCGACTTGCTCCTTCGGATTTTCGCATGGCCATCCCGGTTCAGCACTCGAACTCCCCCGCCCGCTTCTCGCAAGGCCAGAAAGTCCACCTCGTCCCGTCCGCACAGGGCGTTCAGAAATTTCCTCTGCGCCGGGGTCAGATCGTCGTAGGCGTGCGCCGGACCCCACGAATCACCTCGCCGCAGATAGAGATGGGCCATCGCATTCCCGGAAACCATCACGGCGCATTCGGCGTTCCGCCAGTGGCGGTAGATCCGGGGATAGGAAAACGTTTTCAGCCCGTGTTCCTCACAAAACGTGGTCAATTCCAAATGCCGGTTCACCGGCGTCATTCCGTGATCGCTGATGACCCCCAGGATCGACCGATCCAGTCGGCCTGATCGGTTCAATCCTTCGCAGATTCGCCCGATGAACGCATCGAATTGCCTGTAGACTCGGAGAACGCGTTCATCGACCGAATCGATATGATGGGACAGCTCGTCCACGGCCATGAAGGCCCCGAACACAAACCGTTCCCCCGCGTCCACCGCCCGCGCGAATCGCGCCCGGGCCACGGAATCCACCGCCTCCCAGTGCTCCGTGTAGTGCGCATAGGTGAAGAGCAGCGCTTTGGAGAGCCGCCCGCGCTCATGCCCCACGCCCTTCCGGGACGAGATGGGTGAGAAGACGTTGACGCCGCCGCGCAGACGGTCGAACAGGGTTGTGGTTCCCTCCAGCAGATCCGTGTTCATGAGAAAACTCTCCCAACCGACATAGCTTCTCACCCTCCGAGAGGACCACGAACGTTCTTCGTACTCCTTCCGGTCCATCCATCGGATCCCCGGAAGATTGCAGTGACCGGGAAATCTCCCCGTGAGAAACGGCAGATAGGCCGGGCCGGTGGTGGAAGGGAAACAGGTCACCGCCTCGGTAAACGTCCCCGGCTCCACCAACCATTTCCGGATCTGCGGAAGTTGACCCTCGCTGAGAAGGCGCCGCATGACGTCCGGCCTGGCGCCATCCAGAAGGAAAAGGAAAACGCGCTCTTTCAGAGGGTTAATAGAGTTATGCCCCGTACTTCTTGAGCTTCATGGCATGCGCGAGCAGAAGCGGCATGAGACACTTCATCGGGATGATGCCCAGCGAGCCGCCATTGCAGGAAGTCTCCGAGAACCGGTCCAACCCGTCGCCCCCCCCCCATTTGTTCCAAACCAGGACCGGCACCGGATGCCAACTGTGGCCCTTCATGGGGACCGGCGAGGAGTGGTCGCCGGAAATCGCCAACGCATCGAATCCGGCCCCCAGGAGGACCGGCAGCGCCTTGTCCACCTGTTCGATGGCGGCCACCTTCTGTTCGAAGTTTCCATCCTCGCCCGCCTGGTCCGTGGCCTTCCAGTGAAAGTAGACGAACGTCTGCCGCCGATCCATCGCCAGAAGGCATTTCTGCTCTCCCTCCATGCTGGGCGGATCGACTTTCGCGACCGCCATGCCGACCAGCCGCGCCAGACCGCGGTACATGGGATAGGTGGCGATGCAGGTGGGCTCCAAGCCGAACTTCTCCTTCATCGATGGAATCTCCGGCTTCTTTGAAAATCCCCGCAGGAGCGCTCCGTTGGCTTTGGGCTCTTTCCGCAGAAGTTTCCCCACCTCCTCGACGAATCGATTGACCGCCTTCGCAGCCTTCGCCGCCGACTTGGATCGCGCCTGAACCGCCGGGATCGGCTTTCCTTCCTTCTGCGGGTCGGCATCCGAGAGATCCGCCGAAAGCCCCTTTCCACGGAACACCACACAAAATCGGTGCGACATCCCCGGCTCGATGATGACGCGGCAGCCGTCGATCTCCGAAACGGCCTTCCGGATACGCGCGCACAATTCCTGCGTTTTCTCCGTGGGAATCCGACCCGCCCGGCGATCCGACACTTTGCCCGAGGGATCCACCGTGCAGAAGTTCCCGCGCGCGGCGACATCCCCCTCCGCCAGCGGCACGTCGAGTCCCACCGCCTCCAACACGCCCCGGCCAATCTGAAACTCGATGGGATCATATCCGAACAGCGCAAGATGGCCCGGACCGCTCCCGGGCGTGATCCCCGGAAGGACCGGCACGAGACGGCCCAGCGCGCTTTCTTTGGCCAACCGATCCAGCTCCGGCGTCCGGGCCGCTTCGAGCGGCGTGCGCGGAAGCTCACGGCTCCGCATGTCGCCCAGCCCATCCATCACGATGAGAAGAATTCGGCTCTCCGTTACTTGGACGAGATCGCCCAGGATGGCGGAGTAGTCCGCGGAGAACGGGTCGGCCATCACGTTGGACGTGACACGTCCGCGGTCAGCATTCAGCGCCGCATGCCCCGGTGGCGCCGCCTACGCCAGGCTCAGGCGCAGGCCGTTGATGGTGCCGCACGAAGGACAGGCGTCTTGATACCCGGCGGGCGCCGGGCGCTTGCAGGTCTCGCAGGTGTAGGAAAGAACAAGCTGGTTTTCGGGTCCCAGGCTCTTGCGATACTCCACGCACGCCTTCTCGAAATTCTGCCGGCGATAGTGGGCTTCGCCGGAGAGCAGGTGTGCATCCAACGGCGTGTTCTGTCCGCTCTCCTCCAGTTCATGAAGCTGGTCGAGCGATTCGTCGATCAACCCAAGACGCAGGAGCAGGTTCGAGTAGAGCATCCGCACCGTCAGGGAGTCCGCGTGCTCAGCCACGGCTTTCCGGTACAGGCGGATCATCCGATTCGGTTCATGCCGCCCGATCCAAAGGTCTTCGATCGCGGGCAGGTAGAGCGGAGCGCCGGAGCGCGCGTAGCATTTTTCCAGATGCTCGGCGGCATCCTCCCCACGGTCCTGCTTTTGAAGGATGGTCGACCACAGAAGGTGAGCCGGAACAAAATCCGAGTGGTCCGAGAACTCGCTCTTGAGGACGCGCAAGGCGCCGTCCGAGTCCCCCGCGGAATCGAGCGATTTGGCGCGCAGGAACGCCGTCTCCTTTTGCAGGGTATCCAATTCCGCCGGATTGCCCCCCATCTTGATGGCCTTCTCCACCGTTTCCAGCGCGTCCTCCCACCGTTCGGAGTTTCGATAGCACCGGGCGAGAAGCGTCCACCATTCGTGCCGGCGACCGTCCTGGCTGATGATCCGCCTTAACTCCTCCGCGGCGCTTAGATGTTCCCCGTTCTGCATCAGCACCTGGGCCAGCTTGAAGGCATAGTCGAGATTTTTCGGCTCGCGCGCCACCAGCGCCGCTATTCTCTTCTTCGCGCCGGCCGTGTCTCCGAGTTTGAGAAAGGCCTCCACCTCCGCCACCCGCGCGGGGGCATAGTCGGGAAAAACGTCCAGCGACTGCGCAAACTGCTCCCGGGCCACGGCCACGTCGCCCATGAGGAGACGCATCATGCCCTTCCGGTAGAACTCGTCGGCCACGGCCTTCTTCCGATCCGTCTTGCGGGCCGACCATCGCCGCATCGCCCTTCGACCGCGGTTGATCGAAGAGGTGACGCCGGCCAGGATCGCTCCTCCCAAGGCCGCCAGAAAAACCAGAACGCCCAGCGGCATGGCCGTTCCCTCCACGCCCTGCCGCAAAACGACGACGATCTCGTCCTTAAACCAGTCGTTCAGCCAGTAGAGATAGGCGGAGCCTCCGAGCAGGAGAACGAGAAAGACAAACCACATGGCCGATGAAAAGAAAGGGGCTCGCTCGCTAGGATCGGGAGTCTAACGGAGCGACCGGGATGGGGCCCGACGATTGTTGTTTCATGGTCAATCGCGGCGCATTATACCACAGCCCTTCAATATCATAGTACTCTCGCACCGATCCGTGAAAGAGGTGAACCACCACGTCCGACCAATCGATCAGCGCCCACTGCGTCGATCGAAGGCCCTCGCATCCGAGCGGGCGGACGCCTTCCTCCCGAAGTCGCTGCAACAGCCCCTCGGCCATGGCGGAAATGTGCCGGTCGGAAGACCCGCTCGCCACCACAATGTAGTCCGTATAGGAGCAGAGGGCACGCACGTCCAGGACGACGATATTCTGGGCCTGTTTCTCCTCCAGGCAATCCACGCAGCGCCGGAGAAGGGCATCCGGAGTGAGGTGGCCGTTTCGGATCCCGGTCTTGGGAGATCCAAGATGGGAAGCGGCCTCGGCCGTGCCCGCGTGCGGGTGGGTCAACCCCGAACTAGCGATAAAGACGATGCTCCTGAATGTAGCGTTCGACGGCGGGGGGAGTGAGAAACCGGATCGATCGGCCTTCCTTGACCGCTTGACGCACCGCGCTGGCCGAAACATCGAAAGGCGTCACTCTGACCAGCGCAAGCGTCTTGTTCGCCTTGTTCCTGTACACGCCTTTCGCAGCATCATACCCGTAGAGGCGCCGAACTTCAAGCGGGATCCACGATGCCCCCTTCCGCTCTTTCCGGCCGGGACGCTCCATGACCACGATATCGCAGTCGTCGAGGACCTCGCGGAATCTTTTCCACGTCCCGATTTCAGCGAAGCTGTCCACTCCGAGAATGAGGAACAGCCGTGCGCCGACACGCGAGGCCTGGAGCTGCCTCAACGTCTCGACGGTGAACGAAGGGCCTCCGCGCCTTCCTTCGATGTCCGACACCTGGATAACGGCGTTTCGACCCAAAGCCAGCCGAAGCATGGACAGCCTGTGATTGAATGGAGCCGGGTGGCGATCCGACTTGTGGGGAGGCCGGCGATTGGGAATGATGAACACCTTGTCGAACCGCATCCGGTCCTGGACCTCCTGGATCGAGCGGAGGTGGCCGAAGTGAACGGGATCGAAGGTGCCGCCGAAGACGGCGATCCGAAGGGGCTTCAAGCTTCGCCTACGTGCGGATCTGGCCGTTCCCGTAGACCACGAACTTCTGCGTGGTGAGACCCTGGAGCCCCATGGGGCCGTAGGCATGGATCTTGGACGTGCTGATCCCCACCTCCGCCCCCAGGCCGAGTTCGTACCCGTCGCTGAATCGCGTGGAAGCGTTCACCACCACGGTGGAGGACTCCACCTCCCGGACGAACCGTTCGGCGCGCGCGTAGTCTCTCGTCACGATGCTCTCCGTGTGGAGCGATCCGTACTTCCGGATGTGCGCCATCGCTTCGTCCAGTCCGTCCACCACCCGCACGGCGAGAATCAGGCC includes the following:
- a CDS encoding PhoH family protein, producing the protein MTEIELTDNATARMILGRGSENLRLLEKIFGIKVTSRGHHLAVTGDEKVVQEVRDLLAVMSKLLHKGYSLMDGDLERVVDIYRDRGQEAVERVFADEVYFTGQSLKITPRSLTQKAYVEAIRQFDIVIGIGPAGTGKTYLAMAMALGFLKNGKVHRIALTRPAIEAGEKLGFLPGDILEKVNPYLRPLYDALHDMVEFERARRMVEKGVIEVAPLAFMRGRTLNDTFVILDEAQNTTPEQMKMFLTRLGYNSKAVITGDITQIDLPLDMTSGLVQAEEVLHEVPGIGVIRFSDRDVVRHPLVQEVIRAYERYETRTGGPRRKNGRNGPAEEPPRS
- a CDS encoding alkaline phosphatase family protein — protein: MRRLLSEGQLPQIRKWLVEPGTFTEAVTCFPSTTGPAYLPFLTGRFPGHCNLPGIRWMDRKEYEERSWSSRRVRSYVGWESFLMNTDLLEGTTTLFDRLRGGVNVFSPISSRKGVGHERGRLSKALLFTYAHYTEHWEAVDSVARARFARAVDAGERFVFGAFMAVDELSHHIDSVDERVLRVYRQFDAFIGRICEGLNRSGRLDRSILGVISDHGMTPVNRHLELTTFCEEHGLKTFSYPRIYRHWRNAECAVMVSGNAMAHLYLRRGDSWGPAHAYDDLTPAQRKFLNALCGRDEVDFLALREAGGGVRVLNRDGHAKIRRSKSGISYAPVDADPLKFGKVAFGDDEEALHATVDSDYPDGLVQMEQIFSSARTGDVIVSARRGSDLRYRYEWPEHHSSHGSFIREHMMTPLILNIKVRPEPMRTADLYPTLLEALGEPVEKQLDGVSRLQTASK
- a CDS encoding 2,3-bisphosphoglycerate-independent phosphoglycerate mutase, with protein sequence MADPFSADYSAILGDLVQVTESRILLIVMDGLGDMRSRELPRTPLEAARTPELDRLAKESALGRLVPVLPGITPGSGPGHLALFGYDPIEFQIGRGVLEAVGLDVPLAEGDVAARGNFCTVDPSGKVSDRRAGRIPTEKTQELCARIRKAVSEIDGCRVIIEPGMSHRFCVVFRGKGLSADLSDADPQKEGKPIPAVQARSKSAAKAAKAVNRFVEEVGKLLRKEPKANGALLRGFSKKPEIPSMKEKFGLEPTCIATYPMYRGLARLVGMAVAKVDPPSMEGEQKCLLAMDRRQTFVYFHWKATDQAGEDGNFEQKVAAIEQVDKALPVLLGAGFDALAISGDHSSPVPMKGHSWHPVPVLVWNKWGGGDGLDRFSETSCNGGSLGIIPMKCLMPLLLAHAMKLKKYGA
- a CDS encoding tetratricopeptide repeat protein, whose amino-acid sequence is MWFVFLVLLLGGSAYLYWLNDWFKDEIVVVLRQGVEGTAMPLGVLVFLAALGGAILAGVTSSINRGRRAMRRWSARKTDRKKAVADEFYRKGMMRLLMGDVAVAREQFAQSLDVFPDYAPARVAEVEAFLKLGDTAGAKKRIAALVAREPKNLDYAFKLAQVLMQNGEHLSAAEELRRIISQDGRRHEWWTLLARCYRNSERWEDALETVEKAIKMGGNPAELDTLQKETAFLRAKSLDSAGDSDGALRVLKSEFSDHSDFVPAHLLWSTILQKQDRGEDAAEHLEKCYARSGAPLYLPAIEDLWIGRHEPNRMIRLYRKAVAEHADSLTVRMLYSNLLLRLGLIDESLDQLHELEESGQNTPLDAHLLSGEAHYRRQNFEKACVEYRKSLGPENQLVLSYTCETCKRPAPAGYQDACPSCGTINGLRLSLA
- the rsfS gene encoding ribosome silencing factor, with translation MTHPHAGTAEAASHLGSPKTGIRNGHLTPDALLRRCVDCLEEKQAQNIVVLDVRALCSYTDYIVVASGSSDRHISAMAEGLLQRLREEGVRPLGCEGLRSTQWALIDWSDVVVHLFHGSVREYYDIEGLWYNAPRLTMKQQSSGPIPVAPLDSRS
- the nadD gene encoding nicotinate (nicotinamide) nucleotide adenylyltransferase; this translates as MKPLRIAVFGGTFDPVHFGHLRSIQEVQDRMRFDKVFIIPNRRPPHKSDRHPAPFNHRLSMLRLALGRNAVIQVSDIEGRRGGPSFTVETLRQLQASRVGARLFLILGVDSFAEIGTWKRFREVLDDCDIVVMERPGRKERKGASWIPLEVRRLYGYDAAKGVYRNKANKTLALVRVTPFDVSASAVRQAVKEGRSIRFLTPPAVERYIQEHRLYR